A region of Rhizorhabdus wittichii RW1 DNA encodes the following proteins:
- a CDS encoding NAD-dependent epimerase/dehydratase (PFAM: NAD-dependent epimerase/dehydratase; short-chain dehydrogenase/reductase SDR; 3-beta hydroxysteroid dehydrogenase/isomerase; polysaccharide biosynthesis protein CapD; Male sterility C-terminal domain) has product MNCVRNERSRDIANSRRNEDRLGVPSMTMDLDRMLRSRQARWLVTGAAGFIGSHLVQTLLAAGQSVRGLDNFATGHRSNLENVREQVGEDAWARFDFIEGDIRDRADCAAAVAGIDHVLHQAALGSVPRSIADPLSSHDTNATGFANIIDAARLAGVGSFVYASSSSVYGDEPNLPKVEGRIGRVLSPYALTKLHNELVAEVYRRNYGFGSVGLRYFNVFGPRQDPNGAYAAVIPRWTAAMIAGEPVLINGDGETSRDFCYVANAVQANLRAALFAPAGEAHLLNVAVGDRTTLSELFALLRDALRRDGVVYDRPAEHGDFRVGDVRHSLADIGAAAELVGYAPTHRIAEGLDEALPWYRHLAKTEAL; this is encoded by the coding sequence ATGAATTGCGTACGAAACGAGCGATCGCGCGACATTGCCAATTCCCGCCGTAACGAAGATCGGCTAGGCGTCCCATCCATGACCATGGATCTCGACCGCATGCTCCGCTCCCGCCAGGCCCGCTGGCTGGTCACCGGAGCCGCCGGATTCATCGGTTCGCACCTCGTCCAGACGCTGCTCGCGGCGGGGCAGTCGGTGCGCGGTCTCGACAATTTCGCGACCGGTCATCGCAGCAACCTGGAGAATGTGCGCGAGCAGGTGGGCGAGGATGCCTGGGCGCGCTTCGACTTCATCGAGGGCGACATCCGCGACCGGGCGGACTGCGCGGCGGCGGTCGCCGGGATCGATCATGTGCTGCACCAGGCGGCGCTGGGTTCGGTGCCGCGCTCGATCGCCGATCCGCTGTCCTCGCACGACACCAATGCCACTGGCTTCGCCAACATCATCGACGCCGCCCGGCTCGCCGGCGTCGGCAGCTTCGTCTACGCTTCGTCGAGCTCGGTCTATGGCGACGAGCCCAATCTTCCCAAGGTCGAGGGCCGGATCGGCCGGGTGTTGTCGCCCTATGCGCTGACCAAGCTCCACAACGAACTGGTCGCCGAGGTCTATCGCCGCAACTACGGTTTCGGATCGGTCGGCCTGCGCTATTTCAACGTCTTCGGCCCGCGCCAGGACCCGAACGGCGCCTATGCGGCGGTGATCCCGCGCTGGACCGCGGCGATGATCGCGGGCGAGCCCGTCCTGATCAACGGCGACGGCGAGACGAGCCGCGACTTCTGCTACGTCGCCAACGCGGTGCAGGCCAATCTGCGCGCCGCGCTGTTCGCGCCGGCCGGGGAGGCGCATCTGCTCAACGTCGCGGTCGGCGACCGGACCACCTTGTCCGAGCTGTTCGCGCTGCTCCGCGACGCGCTGCGCCGCGACGGGGTGGTCTATGACCGCCCGGCCGAGCATGGAGATTTCCGGGTCGGCGACGTGCGCCATTCGCTGGCGGACATCGGCGCCGCGGCCGAACTGGTCGGCTATGCGCCGACCCACCGGATCGCCGAAGGATTGGACGAGGCATTGCCCTGGTATCGGCACCTCGCCAAGACGGAGGCACTTTAG
- a CDS encoding glutathione peroxidase (PFAM: glutathione peroxidase): MATDIQQIPLKTIGGADATLGDYAGKVLLAVNVASKCGLTPQYTALEALYGQYKDKGFAVLGFPANNFGAQEPGTESEIQEFCTTNYGVDFPMFAKLSVKGDDQHPLYAKLVAAQPDKTFKDGSFKEKLAGYGIVPEKDTDVLWNFEKFLIAKDGTVAGRFAPDIAPDDPIITGAIEAELAK; encoded by the coding sequence ATGGCCACCGATATCCAGCAGATTCCGCTCAAGACGATCGGCGGCGCCGACGCCACCCTCGGCGACTATGCCGGCAAGGTGCTGCTGGCGGTCAACGTCGCGTCGAAATGCGGCCTGACCCCGCAATATACCGCGCTCGAGGCGCTGTACGGCCAGTACAAGGACAAGGGCTTCGCCGTACTCGGCTTCCCCGCCAATAATTTCGGCGCGCAGGAGCCCGGCACCGAGAGCGAGATCCAGGAATTCTGCACGACCAACTACGGCGTCGACTTCCCGATGTTCGCCAAGCTCTCGGTCAAGGGCGACGACCAGCATCCGCTCTACGCCAAGCTCGTCGCGGCGCAGCCCGACAAGACCTTCAAGGACGGCAGCTTCAAGGAGAAGCTGGCCGGCTACGGCATCGTGCCGGAGAAGGACACCGACGTGCTGTGGAACTTCGAGAAGTTCCTGATCGCCAAGGACGGCACCGTCGCCGGCCGCTTCGCGCCCGACATCGCCCCCGACGATCCCATCATCACCGGCGCGATCGAGGCCGAACTGGCCAAGTAA
- a CDS encoding major facilitator superfamily MFS_1 (PFAM: major facilitator superfamily MFS_1), with product MNDRSGADGAAVESKGIIAAIRPYTEPAPLAALFLGISSGFPYAMIGATLTTRLAQDGIDKKAVTAFTLAFLVYNLKFLWAWVVDGVRLPVIGRLGQRVSWMLVIGVLVIASVVHLGLVDPRAGLMETAIAAILVGAAGATFDIIIDAYRIELLEARQLGVGAGMSQYGWRIGSATAGALALVVAGRMGWGAAYIACAAFALPAMIAALVMGEPERHREPTMRRTGSEVVASIVGPLAEFFRRRGALLVLLFILLHKIGDTLANLTFRLLFDSLGYSNDEIAIYDVGFGFWAYLIGIFIGGILYSRMGMKRSVLLSLVLMAVSNLSFAGLAASGHDNWAMAGAIGFENIASGIGGVTVVAYFSALCDLRFTAAQYALISAAASIVGRLLTGTSAGAMLDAIGYVNFYLFTTVIALPGIILFWLMMRAGLIDQSIGSAGEEEPEAKSAT from the coding sequence ATGAACGACAGATCGGGGGCGGACGGCGCGGCCGTCGAAAGCAAGGGCATCATCGCGGCGATCCGGCCCTATACCGAGCCGGCGCCGCTGGCGGCGCTGTTCCTCGGCATCAGCTCGGGCTTTCCCTATGCGATGATCGGGGCGACGCTGACGACCCGGCTCGCGCAGGACGGGATCGACAAGAAGGCGGTGACCGCCTTCACCCTGGCCTTCCTCGTCTACAACCTCAAATTCCTCTGGGCCTGGGTCGTCGACGGCGTCCGCCTGCCGGTGATCGGCCGGCTCGGCCAGCGCGTGTCGTGGATGCTGGTGATCGGCGTGCTGGTGATCGCCTCGGTCGTCCATCTCGGCCTGGTCGATCCCAGGGCCGGCCTGATGGAGACCGCGATCGCCGCGATCCTGGTCGGCGCGGCGGGCGCGACCTTCGACATCATCATCGACGCCTATCGGATCGAATTGCTCGAGGCGCGCCAGCTCGGCGTCGGCGCGGGGATGTCGCAATATGGCTGGCGGATCGGATCGGCGACGGCGGGCGCGCTGGCGCTGGTCGTCGCGGGACGGATGGGCTGGGGCGCCGCCTATATCGCCTGCGCCGCCTTCGCGCTGCCGGCGATGATCGCGGCGCTGGTGATGGGCGAGCCCGAACGCCACCGCGAGCCGACGATGCGCCGCACCGGCAGCGAGGTCGTCGCCTCGATCGTCGGCCCCCTCGCCGAGTTCTTCCGGCGGCGCGGCGCGCTGCTCGTGCTGCTGTTCATCCTGCTGCACAAGATTGGCGACACGCTCGCCAACCTGACCTTCCGCCTGCTGTTCGACAGCCTCGGCTACAGCAATGACGAGATCGCGATCTACGATGTCGGCTTCGGCTTCTGGGCCTATCTGATCGGCATCTTCATCGGCGGCATCCTCTATTCGCGGATGGGGATGAAGCGCTCGGTGCTGCTCAGCCTGGTGCTGATGGCCGTCTCCAACCTGAGCTTCGCCGGGCTCGCCGCCAGCGGCCACGACAATTGGGCGATGGCGGGCGCGATCGGGTTCGAGAACATCGCCAGCGGGATCGGCGGCGTCACCGTCGTCGCCTATTTCTCGGCACTGTGCGACCTGCGCTTCACCGCTGCCCAATATGCGCTGATCTCGGCCGCGGCGAGCATCGTCGGCCGGCTGCTGACCGGCACCAGCGCGGGCGCGATGCTCGACGCGATCGGCTATGTGAATTTCTACCTGTTCACCACCGTCATCGCCCTGCCCGGCATCATCCTGTTCTGGCTAATGATGCGCGCCGGCCTGATCGACCAGTCGATCGGCAGCGCGGGCGAGGAGGAACCGGAGGCGAAGTCAGCTACCTGA
- a CDS encoding Nitrilase/cyanide hydratase and apolipoprotein N-acyltransferase (PFAM: Nitrilase/cyanide hydratase and apolipoprotein N-acyltransferase), producing MTQISVAALQLAFGDDIDANIAEVSKLVREAAGKGAQVVLPPELFEGHYFCQVEDEGMFARARPVGEHKAVRAMQALAAELKIHIPTSFFEADGQHHYNSLAMIDPDGRVQGVYRKSHIPDGPGYEEKFYFRPGNTGFKVWPAEGTTVGVGICWDQWYPETARAMMLMGAQVLFYPTAIGNEPHDPDLDTSRLWRRAMIGHAVSNVVPVVAANRIGTENGQTFYGNSFICDQRGDLIAEFGATETGVLVATLDIDLARRHRAAFGFFRDRRPELYGRLAEDI from the coding sequence ATGACCCAGATCAGCGTGGCGGCGCTCCAGCTCGCCTTCGGCGACGACATCGACGCCAACATCGCCGAAGTCTCGAAGCTCGTCCGCGAGGCCGCGGGCAAGGGCGCGCAGGTGGTGCTGCCGCCCGAACTGTTCGAGGGCCATTATTTCTGCCAGGTAGAGGACGAGGGCATGTTCGCCCGCGCCAGGCCGGTCGGCGAGCACAAGGCGGTCCGGGCGATGCAGGCGCTCGCCGCCGAGCTCAAGATCCACATCCCGACCAGCTTCTTCGAGGCGGACGGGCAGCACCATTACAACAGCCTGGCGATGATCGATCCCGACGGCCGGGTGCAGGGCGTCTACCGCAAGAGCCACATTCCCGACGGGCCGGGCTATGAGGAGAAATTCTATTTCCGCCCCGGCAATACCGGCTTCAAGGTGTGGCCGGCCGAGGGCACCACGGTCGGCGTCGGCATCTGCTGGGACCAATGGTATCCCGAGACCGCGCGGGCGATGATGCTGATGGGCGCGCAGGTCCTGTTCTACCCGACCGCGATCGGCAACGAGCCGCACGATCCCGACCTCGACACCAGCCGGCTGTGGCGCCGCGCGATGATCGGCCATGCCGTGTCGAACGTCGTGCCGGTGGTCGCCGCCAACCGGATCGGCACCGAGAACGGCCAGACCTTCTACGGCAACAGCTTCATCTGCGACCAGCGCGGCGACCTGATCGCCGAATTCGGCGCGACCGAGACCGGCGTGCTGGTGGCGACCCTCGACATCGACCTCGCCAGGCGGCATCGTGCCGCCTTCGGCTTCTTCCGCGACCGGCGACCCGAACTCTACGGGCGGCTGGCCGAGGACATCTGA
- a CDS encoding cysteine synthase (TIGRFAM: cysteine synthase; cysteine synthase A~PFAM: Pyridoxal-5'-phosphate-dependent enzyme, beta subunit), protein MTKYASILETIGGTPHVRVNRLFGDAEVWIKSERNNPGGSIKDRIALAMIEDAERSGKLKAGGTIIEPTSGNTGIGLALVAAVKGYKLILVMPESMSVERRRLMLAYGATFDLTPRERGMKGAIERALELQAQTPGAWIPQQFENPANIDVHVRTTAEEIYADFKDAPIDVLITGVGTGGHITGVAQVLKPRWPDLKVFAVEPTLSPVISGGQPGPHPIQGLGAGFIPANLHTQLLDGAIQVDAGDAKDYARRSAREEGMLVGISSGATLAAIAQKLPEFAGKRFLGFNYDTGERYLSVPDFLPE, encoded by the coding sequence ATGACCAAATACGCATCGATATTGGAGACGATCGGCGGGACGCCGCATGTGCGCGTCAACCGTCTGTTCGGCGACGCCGAGGTGTGGATCAAGTCGGAACGCAACAATCCGGGCGGATCGATCAAGGACCGCATCGCGCTGGCGATGATCGAGGATGCCGAGCGTTCGGGCAAGCTCAAGGCCGGCGGCACGATCATCGAGCCGACCAGCGGCAACACCGGCATCGGCCTGGCGCTGGTCGCGGCGGTCAAGGGCTACAAGCTGATCCTCGTCATGCCGGAGAGCATGTCGGTCGAGCGGCGCCGGCTGATGCTCGCCTATGGCGCGACCTTCGACCTCACCCCGCGCGAGCGGGGCATGAAGGGCGCGATCGAGCGGGCGCTGGAACTGCAGGCGCAGACGCCGGGCGCATGGATTCCGCAGCAGTTCGAGAATCCGGCGAACATCGACGTCCATGTCCGCACCACTGCGGAAGAGATCTACGCCGACTTCAAGGATGCTCCGATCGACGTGCTGATCACCGGCGTCGGCACCGGCGGCCACATCACCGGCGTCGCGCAGGTGCTCAAGCCGCGCTGGCCGGACCTCAAGGTGTTCGCGGTCGAGCCGACGCTGTCGCCGGTCATCTCGGGCGGCCAGCCCGGCCCGCACCCGATCCAGGGCCTCGGCGCGGGCTTCATCCCCGCCAACCTCCACACCCAGCTGCTCGACGGCGCGATCCAGGTCGACGCAGGCGACGCCAAGGACTATGCCCGCCGCTCGGCGCGCGAGGAGGGGATGCTCGTCGGCATCAGCTCGGGCGCGACCCTCGCGGCGATCGCCCAGAAGCTCCCCGAATTCGCGGGCAAGCGCTTCCTCGGCTTCAACTACGACACCGGCGAGCGCTATCTCTCGGTGCCGGATTTCCTGCCGGAGTGA
- a CDS encoding Antibiotic biosynthesis monooxygenase (PFAM: Antibiotic biosynthesis monooxygenase) produces the protein MTTARLYIMHAKEGRDAELETALRDLAAAVAGFAGSEGAEVLRDAGNERRFVLIEKWASIEAHEATKEPFKKLPMMGALMEALDGPPDGSYYDYLVR, from the coding sequence ATGACGACCGCACGGCTCTACATCATGCACGCCAAGGAAGGCCGCGACGCCGAGCTCGAGACCGCGCTGCGCGACCTCGCCGCGGCGGTCGCCGGCTTCGCCGGCTCCGAGGGCGCCGAGGTGCTGCGCGACGCCGGCAACGAGCGCCGCTTCGTCCTGATCGAGAAATGGGCGAGCATCGAGGCCCATGAGGCGACCAAGGAACCGTTCAAGAAGCTGCCGATGATGGGCGCGCTGATGGAAGCGCTCGATGGCCCGCCGGACGGCTCCTATTACGATTATCTGGTGCGCTGA
- a CDS encoding UDP-glucose/GDP-mannose dehydrogenase (PFAM: UDP-glucose/GDP-mannose dehydrogenase; 6-phosphogluconate dehydrogenase, NAD-binding; NAD-dependent glycerol-3-phosphate dehydrogenase domain protein; UDP-glucose/GDP-mannose dehydrogenase, dimerisation; UDP-glucose/GDP-mannose dehydrogenase-like): MSVERGTSRIAVIGLGYVGLPLAVALAKHFPTVGIDIDQGRVDELKRGHDRTNELTAEALAASTLALTTAIGEAADADVVIVTVPTPVDHANRPDLGPVMSATRSVASVLKPGRGTIIVYESTVYPGVTEDLCGPELEKLSGLRRGTDFFLGYSPERINPGDREHTVDRITKVVAGENPEVLDKLCAIYGAVTTGGTFRAASIKVAEAAKVIENAQRDINIAFVNEITQIFGKVGISIWDVLAAAGTKWNFLRFVPGLVGGHCIGVDPYYLSYLAQQLGHDPRVILAGRGTNDGMGAWIADQIHERIASGSRVLMLGLTFKENVPDLRNSRVIDVVRRLEWLRHEVVIHDPLADPAEARHEYGVDLAADALDGRYDVVIGAVSHGDYAALPADRLAALVKPDGLVADLKGMWGGLDLPGVRRWTL; encoded by the coding sequence GTGAGCGTTGAACGAGGAACGAGCCGGATCGCGGTGATCGGTCTGGGATATGTCGGCCTGCCGCTGGCGGTGGCGCTGGCGAAGCATTTTCCGACCGTCGGCATCGATATCGACCAGGGCCGCGTCGACGAGCTGAAGCGCGGCCATGACCGGACCAACGAGCTGACCGCCGAGGCGCTCGCCGCCTCGACGCTGGCGCTGACCACGGCCATCGGCGAGGCGGCCGACGCCGACGTCGTCATCGTCACCGTGCCGACCCCGGTCGACCATGCCAACCGCCCCGATCTCGGCCCGGTCATGTCGGCGACCCGCAGCGTCGCGTCGGTGCTGAAACCCGGCCGGGGGACGATCATCGTCTATGAGAGCACCGTCTATCCGGGCGTGACCGAGGACCTGTGCGGGCCCGAGCTGGAGAAGCTGTCGGGCCTCAGGCGCGGCACCGACTTCTTCCTCGGCTACAGCCCCGAGCGGATCAACCCGGGCGACCGTGAGCATACCGTCGATCGCATCACCAAGGTGGTGGCGGGCGAGAATCCGGAGGTGCTCGACAAGCTCTGCGCGATCTATGGCGCGGTCACGACCGGCGGCACCTTCCGCGCCGCGTCGATCAAGGTGGCCGAGGCGGCGAAGGTGATCGAGAACGCCCAGCGCGACATCAACATCGCCTTCGTCAACGAGATCACCCAGATCTTCGGCAAGGTCGGCATCTCGATCTGGGACGTGCTGGCGGCGGCGGGGACAAAGTGGAACTTCCTGCGCTTCGTGCCGGGGCTGGTCGGCGGCCACTGCATCGGCGTCGACCCTTATTATCTCAGCTATCTCGCCCAGCAGCTCGGTCATGATCCGCGCGTCATCCTGGCGGGGCGCGGCACGAACGACGGCATGGGCGCCTGGATCGCCGACCAGATCCACGAACGGATCGCCAGCGGATCGCGCGTCCTGATGCTCGGGCTGACCTTCAAGGAGAATGTCCCCGACCTGCGCAATTCGCGGGTGATCGACGTCGTCCGCCGGCTCGAATGGCTGCGGCACGAGGTGGTGATCCACGATCCGCTCGCCGACCCGGCCGAGGCGCGCCACGAATATGGCGTCGACCTCGCCGCCGACGCGCTCGACGGGCGCTATGACGTGGTGATCGGCGCGGTCTCGCACGGCGACTATGCCGCGCTGCCGGCCGACCGGCTCGCCGCGCTGGTCAAGCCGGACGGGCTGGTCGCCGATCTCAAGGGCATGTGGGGCGGGCTCGACCTGCCCGGCGTCCGCCGCTGGACGCTCTGA
- a CDS encoding globin (PFAM: globin) → MADGGIEAGTTPYERIGGAPVVRAIVDRFYDLMDAEPRFAALRALHADDLAPMRRSLAGFLTAWLGGPRDWFVDNPGKCVMSVHGGIAIGADTARQWADAMRLAIVERTSDPDLAARMADALEGMALAMARVEPVGG, encoded by the coding sequence ATGGCCGATGGCGGGATCGAGGCGGGGACGACGCCCTATGAGCGGATCGGCGGCGCGCCGGTGGTGCGGGCGATCGTCGACCGCTTCTACGACCTGATGGATGCGGAGCCGCGCTTCGCCGCGCTGCGCGCGCTGCATGCCGACGATCTCGCGCCGATGCGCCGCTCGCTCGCTGGCTTCCTCACCGCCTGGCTCGGCGGGCCGCGCGACTGGTTCGTGGACAATCCCGGCAAATGCGTGATGTCGGTCCATGGCGGGATCGCGATTGGCGCCGATACCGCCCGGCAATGGGCCGACGCGATGCGGCTGGCGATCGTCGAACGGACGAGCGACCCGGACCTCGCCGCGCGGATGGCCGATGCCCTGGAGGGCATGGCGCTGGCGATGGCCCGGGTCGAGCCCGTGGGAGGCTAA
- a CDS encoding sodium:dicarboxylate symporter (PFAM: sodium:dicarboxylate symporter) — MAKRLTYYILGAMIAGIVVGITLNRTITDPATLTDVTGHISILTELFLRLIKMIIAPLVFATLVTGIAHMGDTAALGRVGFRSIAWFLTASLMSLTLGLIMVNLLQPGVGADLVLPPEGASAGVSQADFSLKQFVTHLVPKSFFEAMATNEILQIVVFSVFTGVAITAVGERAAPLVRGIEALVQVMLQITDYVMRFAPFAVFAAVTTALAEQGPGILLSFGKFMGSFYLSMFLLWGLLLLLCYLIVGGRSKLLIRYIREPILLAFSTASSEAAFPRTLEALDRFGVPPRIASFVLPLGYSFNLDGSMIYCTFATMFIAQAYGIELTFAHQVTMLLILMVTSKGIAGVPRASLVIISSTLAFFDIPEAGLLLILAVDHFLDMGRSATNVVGNAVASVIVAKWEGGRLDEIEPAEIEPRHAP, encoded by the coding sequence GTGGCCAAGCGCCTCACTTACTATATCCTCGGCGCGATGATCGCCGGCATCGTCGTCGGCATCACGCTCAACCGGACGATCACCGATCCCGCCACCCTGACCGACGTCACCGGCCATATCTCGATCCTCACCGAGCTGTTCCTGCGGCTGATCAAGATGATCATCGCGCCGCTGGTGTTCGCGACGCTCGTCACCGGCATCGCCCATATGGGCGACACCGCCGCGCTCGGCCGGGTCGGCTTCCGCTCGATCGCCTGGTTCCTGACCGCCAGCCTGATGTCGCTGACCCTCGGCCTGATCATGGTCAACCTGCTCCAGCCCGGCGTCGGCGCCGATCTGGTGCTGCCGCCCGAGGGCGCGTCGGCGGGTGTCTCGCAGGCCGATTTCTCGCTGAAGCAGTTCGTCACCCATCTCGTGCCCAAGAGCTTCTTCGAGGCGATGGCGACCAACGAGATCCTCCAGATCGTCGTCTTCTCGGTGTTCACCGGGGTCGCGATCACCGCGGTCGGCGAGCGCGCTGCGCCGCTGGTGCGCGGCATCGAGGCGCTGGTGCAGGTGATGCTCCAGATCACCGACTATGTGATGCGCTTCGCCCCCTTCGCGGTGTTCGCCGCGGTCACCACCGCGCTCGCCGAGCAGGGGCCCGGCATCCTGCTCAGCTTCGGCAAGTTCATGGGCAGCTTCTATCTGTCGATGTTCCTGCTGTGGGGCTTGCTGCTGCTGCTCTGCTACCTGATCGTCGGCGGCCGATCGAAGCTGCTGATCCGCTATATCCGCGAGCCGATCCTGCTGGCGTTCAGCACCGCCTCCTCCGAAGCGGCCTTCCCGCGCACGCTGGAGGCGCTCGACCGGTTCGGCGTGCCGCCGCGCATCGCCAGCTTCGTGCTGCCGCTCGGCTATTCGTTCAACCTCGACGGCTCGATGATCTACTGCACCTTCGCGACGATGTTCATCGCGCAGGCCTATGGGATCGAGCTGACCTTCGCGCACCAGGTGACGATGCTGCTGATCCTGATGGTGACGTCGAAGGGGATCGCCGGCGTGCCGCGCGCCAGCCTGGTGATCATCTCGTCGACCCTGGCCTTCTTCGACATTCCCGAGGCCGGCCTGCTGCTGATCCTCGCGGTCGACCATTTCCTCGACATGGGCCGCTCGGCCACCAACGTCGTCGGCAATGCGGTGGCGAGCGTGATCGTCGCGAAATGGGAAGGCGGGCGGCTGGACGAGATCGAGCCCGCCGAGATCGAGCCGCGCCACGCGCCATAG
- a CDS encoding Agmatine deiminase (PFAM: Porphyromonas-type peptidyl-arginine deiminase) encodes MTDYRQPAEWAPHDAVWIGFPSHPELWEDDLEPARAEVVAFARAVHAGGKGERVILVAADEASADRAAELAGDAAQVIVEPFGDIWLRDSAPIIVRGRDGLAATDFGFNWWGGKYELPGDESIGARLAARTGHPVRTRDWIFEGGAIDVDGAGIGVTTEQCLLNPNRNPDLDRAAIEARLADGLGVERLLWLGDGLANDHTDGHVDNLARFVAPGVIAIPEPAGADDPNAAVYADARARALGFGLQVVGIPSPGAVESEGEDGAEIIPASYMNFYIGNAAVVVPLYGAPNDEAAVAAIGALFPSRAVVGFRADHILTGGGSFHCISQQIPAA; translated from the coding sequence ATGACCGATTATCGCCAGCCCGCCGAATGGGCCCCGCACGACGCCGTCTGGATCGGCTTTCCGAGCCACCCCGAGCTGTGGGAGGACGACCTCGAGCCCGCGCGGGCCGAGGTGGTCGCCTTCGCCCGCGCCGTCCATGCCGGCGGCAAGGGCGAGCGGGTGATCCTGGTCGCGGCCGACGAGGCCTCGGCCGATCGCGCCGCCGAACTGGCGGGCGACGCGGCGCAGGTGATCGTCGAACCGTTCGGCGACATCTGGCTGCGCGACAGCGCGCCGATCATCGTGCGCGGGCGGGACGGCCTGGCCGCGACCGATTTCGGCTTCAACTGGTGGGGCGGCAAATATGAGCTGCCCGGCGACGAGAGCATCGGCGCGCGGCTCGCCGCCCGCACCGGCCACCCGGTCCGCACCCGCGACTGGATCTTCGAGGGCGGCGCGATCGACGTCGACGGCGCGGGCATCGGCGTGACCACCGAGCAATGCCTGCTCAACCCCAACCGCAACCCCGACCTCGACCGCGCCGCGATCGAGGCGCGGCTCGCCGATGGCCTCGGCGTCGAGCGGCTGCTGTGGTTGGGCGACGGCCTCGCCAACGACCATACCGACGGTCATGTCGACAATCTCGCCCGCTTCGTCGCGCCGGGGGTGATCGCGATCCCCGAGCCGGCCGGCGCGGACGATCCCAACGCGGCGGTCTATGCCGACGCCAGGGCGCGCGCTCTGGGCTTCGGGCTGCAGGTGGTGGGCATCCCCTCCCCCGGCGCGGTCGAGAGCGAAGGCGAGGACGGGGCGGAGATCATCCCCGCCTCCTACATGAACTTCTACATCGGCAACGCCGCGGTGGTGGTGCCGCTCTACGGCGCGCCCAACGACGAGGCGGCGGTGGCGGCGATCGGCGCGCTGTTCCCCAGCCGCGCGGTTGTCGGCTTCCGCGCCGACCATATATTGACCGGCGGCGGCAGCTTCCACTGCATCAGCCAGCAGATACCGGCCGCGTGA